One Sagittula stellata E-37 genomic window carries:
- the arsJ gene encoding organoarsenical effux MFS transporter ArsJ, whose protein sequence is MTIATEAPRGLAAYIAVTAAYWAFMLTDGALRMLVLLHFHTLGFSAVQLAYLFLLYEVAGIATNLSAGWIAARFGLTSTLYAGLGLQVVALVALAQLDPAWSLGVSVVYVMAVQGLSGVAKDLSKMSAKSAVKVLAPKGQGGLFRWVAVLTGSKNAVKGLGFLLGAALLALAGFKTSVLGMATVLALILAAVALRMPPGLPAGRKDAKFREVFSKDRNVNWLSGARVFLFGARDVWFVVGIPVYFYAVLSDGTEAGNRAAFFTIGSFMAVWTILYGAVQAWAPKALRAATRPEAEIVAAARGWALALVPVPLSLAVLVATTGAPAPWLTASLIAGLLAFGAIFAVNSALHSYLILAFSKGERVTMDVGFYYMANAAGRLLGTLLSGLCYQWGGVPACLGTAAVMVALSAFGASRLAVP, encoded by the coding sequence ATCGCCACAGAAGCGCCGCGCGGACTCGCCGCCTACATCGCCGTGACGGCGGCCTACTGGGCTTTCATGCTGACCGATGGGGCGCTCAGGATGCTCGTGCTCCTGCATTTTCACACGCTGGGTTTCAGCGCCGTGCAACTGGCTTACCTCTTCCTGCTCTACGAGGTGGCGGGCATCGCCACGAACCTCTCGGCGGGCTGGATCGCGGCACGGTTCGGCCTGACCTCGACGCTCTATGCGGGGCTTGGCCTGCAGGTCGTGGCGCTGGTGGCACTGGCGCAGCTTGACCCGGCCTGGAGCCTGGGCGTCTCGGTGGTCTACGTGATGGCGGTGCAGGGCCTCTCGGGTGTGGCGAAGGACCTCTCGAAGATGTCGGCGAAGTCGGCGGTCAAGGTTTTGGCGCCGAAGGGGCAGGGCGGGCTCTTCCGGTGGGTCGCTGTTCTGACCGGCTCGAAGAACGCGGTCAAGGGGCTTGGTTTCCTGCTGGGCGCGGCGCTTCTGGCGCTGGCCGGCTTCAAGACGTCGGTCCTGGGCATGGCCACCGTATTGGCCCTGATCCTCGCGGCCGTTGCGCTCCGGATGCCACCGGGCCTGCCGGCAGGCAGGAAAGACGCGAAATTCCGCGAGGTCTTCTCGAAGGATCGCAACGTGAACTGGCTCTCGGGGGCGCGCGTCTTCCTCTTCGGCGCGCGCGACGTGTGGTTCGTTGTGGGCATCCCGGTCTATTTCTATGCCGTGCTTTCCGACGGAACGGAGGCGGGCAATCGCGCCGCCTTCTTCACCATCGGCAGCTTCATGGCGGTCTGGACCATCCTCTACGGCGCGGTACAGGCCTGGGCACCCAAAGCTCTGCGCGCCGCCACGCGACCGGAGGCAGAGATCGTCGCGGCCGCCCGCGGCTGGGCCCTGGCGCTCGTGCCCGTGCCGCTCTCGCTGGCCGTCCTCGTGGCGACGACCGGGGCACCCGCCCCCTGGCTGACGGCATCCCTGATCGCCGGCCTCCTTGCCTTCGGCGCGATCTTCGCAGTCAATTCCGCTTTGCACAGCTACCTGATCCTCGCCTTCTCGAAGGGCGAGCGGGTGACGATGGACGTGGGTTTCTACTACATGGCCAACGCCGCGGGTCGCCTGCTGGGGACGCTTCTGTCGGGGCTCTGCTACCAATGGGGCGGCGTGCCCGCCTGTCTCGGCACGGCGGCGGTCATGGTGGCGCTGAGCGCATTCGGAGCGTCGAGGCTTGCCGTGCCCTGA
- the hmgA gene encoding homogentisate 1,2-dioxygenase → MTRFELPKGMVRAPQGVGTHEGYMPGFGNDFETEALPDALPQGMNSPQKCNYGLYGEQLSGTAFTANPPERTWTYRIRPSVKHSTRYTRIDLPYWKSAPNVLEDVISLGQYRWDPVPYSQEGFTWLTGMRTMTTAGDVNTQVGMAAHIYLVTESMKDAYFFSADSELLVVPQEGRLRFCTELGVIDIAPQEIAIIPRGLVYRVEVLEGPCRGFVCENYGQKFELPGRGPIGANCLANPRDFKAPVAAFEDREVPSTLTVKWCGQFHETEIAQSPLDVVAWHGNYAPYKYDLSTYCPVGAILFDHPDPSIFTVLTAPSGVPGTANIDFVLFRERWMVAENTFRPPWYHKNIMSELMGNIYGQYDAKPKGFVPGGMSLHNMMLPHGPDRNAFEGASNADLKAEKLDNTMSFMFETRFPQHLTAFAGQEAPLQDDYIDCWETLEKKFDGTPGKK, encoded by the coding sequence ATGACACGTTTCGAATTGCCAAAGGGAATGGTCCGCGCGCCGCAGGGTGTCGGCACGCACGAAGGCTACATGCCGGGCTTCGGCAACGATTTCGAGACGGAGGCGCTGCCCGATGCGTTGCCGCAGGGCATGAACAGCCCGCAGAAGTGCAACTACGGCCTCTATGGCGAACAGCTCTCCGGCACCGCTTTCACGGCGAATCCGCCGGAGCGGACCTGGACCTATCGCATCCGGCCTTCGGTCAAGCATTCCACGCGCTACACCAGGATCGACCTGCCGTACTGGAAGTCCGCACCCAACGTGCTGGAGGACGTGATCAGCCTTGGCCAGTACCGCTGGGATCCGGTGCCCTACAGCCAGGAGGGGTTCACCTGGCTCACCGGCATGCGGACGATGACGACGGCGGGCGACGTGAACACGCAGGTGGGCATGGCGGCGCACATCTACCTGGTGACCGAGTCGATGAAGGATGCGTATTTCTTCAGCGCGGACAGCGAATTGCTGGTCGTCCCGCAGGAGGGGCGGCTGCGTTTCTGCACCGAACTCGGCGTCATCGATATCGCACCGCAGGAGATCGCCATCATCCCGCGCGGTCTGGTGTACCGTGTCGAGGTGCTCGAAGGCCCGTGCCGGGGGTTCGTCTGCGAGAACTACGGTCAGAAGTTCGAACTGCCGGGCCGTGGGCCGATCGGCGCCAACTGCCTGGCCAACCCGCGCGATTTCAAGGCGCCGGTCGCGGCCTTCGAGGACCGCGAGGTGCCCTCGACCCTGACCGTCAAGTGGTGCGGCCAGTTCCACGAAACCGAGATCGCGCAGTCGCCGCTCGACGTGGTGGCGTGGCATGGCAACTATGCGCCCTACAAGTACGACCTCAGCACCTACTGCCCGGTGGGCGCGATCCTCTTCGACCATCCGGACCCGTCGATCTTCACGGTGCTGACGGCGCCGTCGGGCGTGCCAGGGACCGCCAACATCGACTTCGTGCTGTTCCGCGAGCGCTGGATGGTGGCCGAGAACACCTTCCGTCCGCCGTGGTATCACAAGAACATCATGTCCGAGCTGATGGGCAACATCTATGGCCAGTACGACGCCAAGCCAAAGGGGTTTGTCCCCGGCGGAATGAGCCTGCACAACATGATGCTGCCGCACGGCCCGGACCGGAACGCCTTCGAAGGCGCGTCGAACGCGGATCTGAAGGCCGAAAAGCTGGACAACACCATGTCCTTCATGTTCGAGACCCGTTTCCCGCAGCACCTCACGGCCTTCGCCGGACAGGAGGCACCGCTGCAGGACGATTACATCGACTGCTGGGAGACCCTCGAGAAGAAGTT